In Streptomyces sp. SN-593, a single genomic region encodes these proteins:
- a CDS encoding FmdB family zinc ribbon protein has translation MPTYQYQCTECGEGLEAVQKFSDDALTECPNCGGRLRKVFSAVGVVFKGSGFYRTDSRGSSSSTTPAPKSSGSDTKSTESSKSSSTSSTTTSGSSSSSSSSASVA, from the coding sequence GTGCCGACGTACCAGTACCAGTGCACCGAGTGTGGCGAGGGCCTTGAGGCCGTGCAGAAGTTCAGCGACGACGCGCTGACCGAGTGCCCCAACTGCGGCGGGCGACTGCGCAAGGTCTTCTCGGCGGTGGGCGTGGTCTTCAAGGGCTCCGGTTTCTACCGGACCGACAGTCGCGGCTCGTCGTCCAGCACCACCCCCGCACCCAAGAGCAGCGGTTCGGACACCAAGTCCACCGAGAGCAGCAAGTCGTCGAGCACGAGCAGCACGACCACGTCCGGCTCCTCCTCGTCGTCGAGCAGCAGCGCGTCGGTCGCCTGA
- a CDS encoding S-methyl-5'-thioadenosine phosphorylase translates to MVGSSGTQALAEIGVIGGSGFYSFLDDVTEVTIDTPYGEPSDSLFIGEVAGRKVAFLPRHGRKHHLPPHRINYRANLWALASVGARQVLGPCAVGGLRAEYGPGTLLVPDQLVDRTKGRDQSYFDGETRADGQTPNVVHVTFADPYCPVGRRTAVATAGAGGWQAVDGGTLVVVEGPRFSTRAESLWHAAQGWSVVGMTGHPEAVLARELGLCYTSLTLVTDLDAGADTGEGVSHEEVLEVFAANVGRMRDVLFDVVKALPEGDERNCLCVNPLGGQEPGIALP, encoded by the coding sequence ATGGTGGGAAGCAGCGGCACGCAGGCACTGGCGGAGATCGGCGTCATCGGAGGCTCCGGGTTCTACTCGTTCCTCGACGATGTGACAGAAGTCACCATCGACACTCCTTACGGCGAGCCGAGCGACTCCCTGTTCATCGGCGAGGTCGCCGGGCGCAAGGTGGCGTTCCTGCCCCGGCATGGGCGCAAGCACCACCTGCCGCCGCACAGAATCAACTACCGGGCCAACCTGTGGGCACTCGCATCGGTCGGCGCGCGCCAGGTCCTCGGGCCGTGCGCGGTCGGCGGCTTGCGTGCCGAGTACGGCCCTGGCACCCTCCTCGTCCCTGACCAGTTGGTCGACCGGACGAAGGGGCGGGACCAGAGCTACTTCGACGGCGAGACCCGCGCCGACGGGCAGACACCGAACGTGGTGCACGTGACCTTCGCCGATCCCTACTGCCCCGTCGGACGGCGCACCGCTGTCGCCACTGCGGGGGCCGGCGGCTGGCAGGCCGTGGACGGGGGAACACTGGTCGTCGTGGAAGGACCGCGGTTCTCCACGCGGGCGGAATCCCTCTGGCACGCCGCGCAGGGATGGTCGGTCGTGGGAATGACGGGGCATCCCGAAGCGGTCCTCGCCCGGGAACTCGGTCTCTGCTATACGTCGTTGACGCTGGTGACGGATCTGGATGCCGGAGCGGACACCGGCGAGGGCGTCTCACACGAGGAAGTCCTCGAGGTTTTCGCCGCGAACGTCGGGAGGATGCGCGACGTCCTCTTCGACGTCGTCAAGGCATTGCCGGAGGGCGACGAGCGCAACTGCCTGTGCGTCAATCCCCTGGGCGGTCAGGAACCCGGGATCGCGCTTCCCTAG